A portion of the Candidatus Poribacteria bacterium genome contains these proteins:
- a CDS encoding pseudouridine synthase: protein MRLEKYIATSGIASRRAAKKSIQTGAVTVNGEPVLVPGHPINVETDAVEFEGKPVEPLTEHIYLMLNKPAGYVTTRHDERGRPTVMDLVSDLPDTIYPVGRLDLETEGLLIFTNDGDFAYQLLHPSHEIEKTYLVWVKGAPRDDAIQRLRQGVTIPSGTTAPAKVKHLKVSKDGASTKFEVIIHEGKKRQVRLMFKAVGHSVIRLKRVRMGSLRLGNLPSGEHRFLTSEEISELMAL from the coding sequence ATGCGACTTGAAAAATATATTGCCACATCAGGAATCGCCTCTCGGCGGGCAGCGAAAAAGAGCATCCAAACGGGGGCTGTTACGGTCAACGGAGAACCCGTTTTGGTTCCCGGACACCCGATTAACGTAGAAACCGATGCCGTTGAATTTGAAGGGAAACCGGTTGAACCGCTAACAGAACACATCTATCTGATGTTGAACAAACCAGCGGGTTACGTGACGACACGGCACGATGAACGCGGACGCCCCACCGTCATGGATCTCGTCTCAGATCTTCCCGATACTATCTACCCTGTCGGACGCTTAGACTTGGAGACCGAAGGGCTTCTCATCTTTACAAACGATGGAGATTTCGCCTACCAGTTACTACATCCGAGCCATGAGATAGAGAAAACCTATCTCGTGTGGGTGAAAGGAGCACCGCGCGACGACGCGATTCAACGGTTACGTCAGGGCGTTACGATCCCGAGCGGAACAACGGCACCGGCAAAGGTCAAGCATTTAAAGGTAAGTAAAGATGGCGCGTCAACGAAGTTTGAGGTAATAATTCATGAAGGGAAAAAACGGCAGGTGCGCCTGATGTTTAAAGCCGTGGGGCATTCGGTAATCCGTTTAAAGCGGGTCCGAATGGGTAGTTTGCGGTTGGGCAACCTTCCATCTGGAGAGCACAGATTTCTGACATCAGAGGAAATTTCCGAATTGATGGCGTTGTAG